In the genome of Oscillatoria salina IIICB1, one region contains:
- a CDS encoding DMT family transporter → MNNQLGVNSMSWFFLFLAIACEIFGTTSLKLANGFSKQIYLIGAVVGYLLAISF, encoded by the coding sequence ATGAATAATCAATTAGGAGTTAACTCAATGTCCTGGTTTTTTCTATTTTTAGCAATTGCTTGTGAAATTTTTGGCACAACTTCTCTAAAGTTGGCAAATGGCTTTTCAAAACAAATTTACTTAATAGGTGCAGTTGTTGGCTATCTCCTAGCAATTAGCTTCTAG
- a CDS encoding tryptophan 7-halogenase, producing the protein MTITQSASNAPIRKVLIVRGETAGWSTATYLNKAFDPQVKVTVVETKVVPRIGVGEATIPNLQSIFWNFLGVSKKLATTINYE; encoded by the coding sequence ATGACAATCACACAATCGGCATCAAATGCACCTATTAGAAAGGTTTTAATTGTAAGAGGAGAAACAGCAGGCTGGAGCACAGCTACTTATCTTAATAAAGCGTTTGATCCTCAAGTGAAAGTAACAGTTGTAGAAACTAAGGTTGTTCCCCGTATAGGAGTTGGAGAAGCTACTATTCCCAATCTGCAAAGTATTTTTTGGAACTTCTTAGGAGTTTCAAAAAAATTGGCAACTACAATAAATTATGAATAA
- a CDS encoding FAD-dependent oxidoreductase has product MKEFSVIVVGTGIFGLSSTYNLLRREVGSLALIEQFSFGHDRGSSHGDTRMARAVYLNTDYSSLYHTALNEDWKHLEEKSGEQLFYPCPICLYSSPADLINDYAESVIDRVEGISSVSVESARERFTQIIIPDEATVLIEDTSGVLAAGSTIELLKEFCLSYGADLFENTKVLKVEIGSDKVIVETDEETFAARYLVLALGAWTSLLLPYTKPILKVIPQTVGYFKPSNSQHQYSYENFPIWIRLQLKNNIQDCYYGLPPIKGNLMKVCHEVVEAPTSYDPRTPYDIKSSSLEDLQNLVQSNIQNIDWELDYGEPCFYTLTNSGNFVVDFSPESDRAIVVGGGSGHAFKFSPLIGRAVANMLLDGNSGIPAFEKMRHLFKLA; this is encoded by the coding sequence GTGAAAGAATTTTCAGTTATTGTTGTAGGAACTGGTATCTTCGGGCTTTCATCGACCTACAATCTATTACGACGAGAGGTAGGCTCATTAGCTCTCATTGAACAGTTCTCTTTTGGTCACGATCGCGGAAGCTCTCATGGTGATACCCGTATGGCGAGAGCGGTATATCTGAATACCGACTATAGTTCGCTTTATCATACTGCACTAAATGAAGACTGGAAACATTTAGAGGAGAAAAGTGGCGAACAATTGTTTTATCCATGCCCTATTTGTCTTTACAGTTCCCCAGCAGATTTAATTAATGATTATGCAGAATCTGTAATAGATAGAGTCGAAGGTATATCGAGTGTTTCTGTGGAATCAGCACGAGAACGCTTTACCCAAATTATCATACCTGACGAAGCAACAGTATTAATAGAAGACACTTCGGGGGTGCTTGCTGCTGGAAGCACTATTGAATTACTCAAAGAATTCTGTCTATCATATGGAGCTGATCTTTTTGAAAACACAAAAGTTTTGAAAGTTGAAATTGGATCTGATAAAGTTATTGTTGAAACAGATGAGGAAACTTTTGCTGCTCGATATTTGGTTTTAGCTTTAGGAGCTTGGACATCACTCTTACTACCTTATACAAAACCAATACTCAAGGTTATACCGCAAACAGTAGGTTATTTTAAACCCTCTAACTCTCAACATCAGTATTCCTATGAGAACTTTCCTATCTGGATCAGATTACAGCTCAAAAACAACATACAAGATTGTTACTATGGTTTACCCCCAATAAAAGGGAACTTGATGAAAGTATGTCATGAAGTTGTAGAAGCCCCTACTAGTTATGACCCCAGAACACCTTATGATATCAAGTCAAGTTCCTTAGAAGACCTACAAAATCTTGTTCAATCAAATATCCAAAATATTGATTGGGAATTAGATTATGGTGAACCTTGTTTTTATACTTTAACCAATAGTGGAAATTTCGTAGTTGACTTTAGCCCTGAAAGCGATCGCGCAATTGTGGTTGGTGGTGGTTCAGGACACGCTTTCAAGTTTAGTCCATTGATAGGTCGCGCAGTCGCTAATATGTTGCTAGATGGCAACTCTGGTATCCCTGCTTTTGAAAAAATGCGTCATCTGTTCAAACTAGCTTAA
- the egtD gene encoding L-histidine N(alpha)-methyltransferase, with protein MLHNLELNVSEPQMHNNLEKILLGLQQPEKRFDTEFTYDENGSQIYAQICKLPEYYPARQEMAILEQYIDEIVSLVGENCLLIEYGSGSSEKTCILLDRLPQISGYIPIDISKKYLIDSASKIAANYPNLEVLPVCANYHDYFELPLPTKLVKSRLAFISGITIGNEHQPQLITLLNKIKQTCSDNGAMLVSVDLKKDLEVLNAAYNDSAGLSEAIALNFLRRMNREFNADFKINQFQYKGIYNEQLGRIEMKLVSLDKQTVHVGNHCLEFKVGEPISLAYSYKYTLNEFANLAAQAGWEVKQVWTDAEELFSIQYLTVASSVYT; from the coding sequence ATGCTTCATAATCTTGAACTGAATGTTTCTGAACCTCAAATGCATAATAATCTTGAGAAAATTCTCTTAGGATTGCAACAGCCAGAAAAAAGATTTGATACTGAGTTTACCTATGATGAGAATGGCTCACAAATATACGCTCAAATCTGCAAATTACCTGAGTATTATCCTGCTCGGCAAGAAATGGCTATTTTGGAGCAATACATTGATGAGATTGTCTCTTTGGTAGGAGAAAATTGTCTGTTAATTGAGTATGGTAGCGGTAGTAGCGAGAAAACTTGTATTTTACTAGATCGTCTACCACAAATATCTGGTTATATACCAATTGATATATCAAAAAAGTATTTAATAGATTCAGCCAGTAAAATTGCAGCAAATTATCCCAATCTAGAAGTACTACCAGTTTGTGCTAATTATCACGATTATTTTGAGCTACCCTTGCCCACAAAATTAGTTAAGAGTCGTTTAGCTTTTATCTCAGGAATAACTATTGGTAATGAGCATCAACCACAATTGATAACTCTCTTAAATAAAATCAAACAAACTTGCAGTGATAATGGAGCTATGCTTGTCAGCGTTGATTTGAAAAAAGACCTAGAAGTTTTGAATGCAGCCTACAATGACTCTGCTGGTCTGAGTGAAGCCATAGCTTTAAATTTTTTACGGCGGATGAATCGAGAATTTAATGCTGATTTTAAGATTAATCAGTTTCAGTATAAAGGTATTTACAATGAGCAATTAGGGCGCATAGAAATGAAATTAGTTAGCCTTGATAAACAAACGGTTCATGTTGGCAACCATTGTCTTGAGTTTAAAGTAGGTGAACCCATTTCCCTTGCCTATTCCTATAAATATACTTTAAATGAGTTTGCTAATCTAGCTGCTCAAGCAGGCTGGGAAGTTAAACAAGTTTGGACAGACGCTGAGGAGCTATTTAGTATCCAATATTTAACTGTTGCTTCCAGTGTATACACTTGA
- a CDS encoding FAD-binding oxidoreductase: protein MKDYQQAIQEWQYKIGSTKVESSIEQREKYKQNITEYQDEPPVAILKPTSRNDVQAIVAVANKYHIPLYVVSTGKNWGIGSKLPVKSGCVLVILSEMNNIIEVNEKYRYAIIEPGVTQKQLSDYLLKNTNLMFPSTGSAENTSIVGNALDRGSVFFNHRYDFLTGLEVLLGNGKIVRTGFWHYFDSHETRKPIFFHPPGVGPDIKGIFTQSNLGIVTAMVVRLKPRTPGTIVYAEFKEDNFVAFTNTFIDLKESNIVPNWLMVTNKNDPRTTVANQFNYTGDWSAIFSFSGTEKLRNLCQQEVEKRISKFCDNLLFLNSSEIEQNPAHRYYSILQMLYNGIPSNYSIETMGEMNKFDFKNSEYEVDFCKKISGFKAVTPAIPFEAMAMKEVIDLVNKVSEEFQVTPFHNFVSIGEMAIEGLFRVYFDRKKEEEITKAHQWTEQLDKELEKIGIYPYRMSIKEMNHFSNRPKDTYWETIGVIKKQLDPNNIISPGKYCLEDI, encoded by the coding sequence ATGAAAGACTACCAACAAGCAATTCAAGAATGGCAATATAAAATTGGCAGTACTAAAGTTGAAAGTTCTATAGAGCAAAGAGAAAAGTACAAGCAAAACATTACAGAATATCAAGATGAGCCTCCAGTAGCTATATTGAAGCCTACAAGTAGAAACGATGTCCAAGCAATTGTGGCAGTTGCAAACAAATATCATATACCTCTTTATGTTGTAAGTACTGGAAAAAATTGGGGTATCGGATCAAAACTACCCGTAAAAAGTGGATGCGTTTTAGTAATTCTTAGTGAAATGAATAATATAATAGAAGTCAATGAAAAGTATCGCTATGCAATTATTGAGCCAGGAGTTACTCAAAAACAATTATCTGATTATTTACTGAAGAATACAAATTTAATGTTCCCCTCTACTGGGTCTGCTGAAAACACTAGTATTGTAGGAAATGCCTTAGATAGAGGTAGCGTTTTCTTTAATCATCGCTATGATTTTCTGACTGGATTAGAGGTATTATTAGGTAATGGAAAAATAGTAAGAACAGGCTTTTGGCATTACTTTGATTCTCATGAAACAAGAAAACCCATCTTTTTCCATCCTCCTGGTGTAGGCCCCGATATCAAAGGCATATTTACACAATCGAATTTAGGAATTGTCACTGCTATGGTAGTACGTCTTAAACCTCGTACACCAGGCACTATTGTATATGCAGAATTTAAAGAAGATAACTTTGTAGCCTTCACAAATACTTTTATCGACCTAAAAGAAAGTAACATAGTACCTAATTGGTTGATGGTTACTAATAAAAATGACCCAAGAACCACTGTTGCTAATCAATTCAACTATACAGGGGATTGGTCAGCAATATTCAGTTTTTCTGGAACAGAAAAACTGAGAAATTTGTGTCAACAAGAAGTTGAAAAACGAATTTCAAAATTCTGCGATAATTTATTATTTTTGAACAGCAGTGAAATAGAACAAAACCCAGCACATAGATATTATTCAATATTACAAATGCTGTATAACGGCATCCCATCTAATTACAGTATTGAAACAATGGGAGAAATGAATAAGTTCGATTTTAAAAATTCAGAATATGAAGTGGATTTTTGTAAGAAAATATCTGGTTTTAAAGCTGTTACACCGGCAATACCTTTTGAAGCTATGGCGATGAAAGAGGTAATAGATTTAGTAAATAAAGTCTCTGAAGAATTTCAGGTAACACCTTTTCATAATTTCGTAAGTATAGGAGAAATGGCTATTGAAGGACTATTCAGAGTATATTTTGACCGTAAAAAAGAAGAAGAAATAACAAAGGCACATCAATGGACTGAGCAGTTAGATAAGGAGTTGGAAAAAATAGGTATTTATCCATATCGTATGAGCATTAAAGAAATGAATCACTTTAGCAATCGTCCGAAAGATACTTACTGGGAAACGATTGGAGTTATTAAAAAACAATTAGATCCTAATAATATTATTTCTCCTGGAAAGTATTGCTTAGAGGACATCTAA